The following are encoded together in the Ictidomys tridecemlineatus isolate mIctTri1 chromosome X, mIctTri1.hap1, whole genome shotgun sequence genome:
- the Akap4 gene encoding A-kinase anchor protein 4 — protein MSDDIDWLHSRRGVCKVDLYSPTGRKDQDRKVICFVDVSTLNVEDKDSKGAAGCSSEGDLNLESLEEKEIIVIKDTEKQDQSKTEGSVCLFKQAPSDPISVLNWLLNDLQKYALGFQHALSPSASSCKHKVGDIDGEYHKIPSENCYSVYADHVNMDYMANRPQSLCLEMAAAKNTNNNQSPSTPPGKSPSTQRAVISPDGECSMDDLSFYVNRLSSLVIQMARKEIKEKLEGGSKCLHHLMYPPSGDKGKNSPRSAVSKIASEMAHEAVELTSAEMRGPGEEGKDGRKTFLYSELCNKNKSGEKQMCPRDSKEFAESISKGLMVYANQVASDMMVSVMKTLKVHSCGKPIPACVVLKRVLLKHTREIVSDLIDSCMKNLHNITGVLMTDSDFVSAVKRNLFNHGKQNAADIMEAMLKRLVSALLGERRETKSQSLSYASLKAGSHDPKCKNQSLEFSAMKAEMKGKDKGKIKTDPCKPLTSAEKVSEHILKESLTMWNQKQGNQGKMTTKLCPAKDEKRERISPSTDSLAKDLIVSALMLIQYHLTQQAKGKDTLEEECPGSSLNYMAQSAQYEKSGGSQSAKTLSMKHLESRGAPGPSCVKENQQLDSQKLDMSNIVLSLIQKLLNEGSFSCDDLCDGENKRSEPRSKTPSMSKKGEREDPCQDNPELDFMCGMKQMNRQFIDQLVESVMKLCLIMAKYSNNGAALAELEEQAALASNPNFGSRCGYEAAMSQTCQDSPGPEVIVNNQCSTSNLQKQLQAVLQWIAASQFNVPMLYFMGDDDGQLEKLPEVSAKAAEKGYSVGDLLQEVMKFAKERQLDEAVGNMARKQLLDWLLANL, from the exons ATGTCTGATGATATTGACTGGTTACACAGCCGCAGGGGTGTCTGCAAGGTAGATCTCTACAGCCCAACAGGACGTAAAGATCAGGACCGAAAAGTG ATATGCTTTGTGGATGTGTCCACCCTGAATGTGGAAGATAAAGATTCCAAG GGTGCTGCTGGTTGCAGCTCAGAAGGTGACTTAAACCTGGAGAGTCTGGAAGAAAAGGAGATTATCGTGATCAAGGACACTGAAAAACAAGACCAGTCTAAG acGGAGGGATCTGTATGCCTTTTCAAACAAGCCCCCTCTGATCCTATAAGTGTCCTCAATTGGCTCCTCAATGATCTCCAGAAGTATGCCTTGGGTTTTCAACATGCACTAAGCCCCTCAGCCTCTAGCTGTAAACATAAAGTAGGAGACATAGATGGCGAATATCACAAAATACCTTCTGAGAACTGTTACAGTGTCTACGCTGATCACGTGAACATGGATTACATGGCCAACCGACCCCAAAGCCTATGTCTAGAAATGGCAGCAGCCAAGAACACCAACAATAATCAAAGTCCTTCAACTCCTCCAGGCAAGTCCCCTAGCACTCAGAGGGCTGTTATTTCTCCTGATGGAGAGTGTTCCATGGATGACCTTTCCTTCTATGTCAACCGACTCTCTTCCCTGGTAATCCAGATGGCCCGtaaagaaatcaaggaaaaatTGGAAGGTGGAAGCAAATGTCTTCACCATTTAATGTATCCACCCTCTGGAGACAAGGGGAAAAACAGTCCCCGTAGTGCTGTAAGCAAGATTGCTTCTGAAATGGCCCATGAAGCTGTAGAATTGACCTCAGCAGAAATGCGTGGTCCTGGGGAAGAGGGCAAGGATGGCCGCAAAACCTTTCTGTACAGTGAGTTATGCAATAAAAACAAGAGTGGAGAAAAGCAGATGTGCCCAAGAGATAGTAAAGAATTTGCAGAATCCATCAGCAAGGGACTTATGGTTTATGCAAATCAGGTGGCATCTGACATGATGGTTTCTGTTATGAAAACTTTGAAAGTGCACAGCTGTGGGAAGCCAATTCCAGCCTGTGTGGTCCTGAAGAGGGTGTTATTAAAGCATACCAGAGAGATCGTGTCTGATCTGATTGATTCCTGCATGAAAAACCTGCATAATATCACTGGAGTCCTGATGACCGACTCGGATTTTGTCTCCGCTGTCAAGAGGAACTTGTTCAACCACGGAAAACAAAATGCCGCTGATataatggaggccatgctgaagCGTCTGGTCAGCGCCCTTcttggagaaaggagagaaacaaAGTCTCAGAGTCTGTCATATGCATCTTTGAAAGCTGGATCACATGATCCCAAGTGCAAGAATCAGAGCCTGGAATTCTCAGCAATGAAAGCTGAGATGAAAGGAAAGgacaaaggcaaaataaaaacagacccTTGCAAGCCATTGACCAGCGCAGAGAAAGTCAGTGAACATATCCTCAAGGAGAGTCTGACCATGTGGAACCAGAAGCAAGGAAACCAGGGCAAGATGACTACCAAACTGTGTCCTGCCAAAgatgaaaaaagggaaagaattagCCCTTCCACCGACTCACTGGCCAAGGACCTGATTGTATCTGCCCTTATGCTGATCCAATACCATCTAACCCAGCAAGCGAAGGGCAAAGATACATTAGAAGAGGAATGCCCTGGATCTTCTCTGAATTATATGGCTCAGAGTGCCCAATATGAAAAGTCTGGAGGAAGTCAAAGTGCAAAAACACTCTCAATGAAACATCTTGAATCTCGTGGAGCTCCTGGACCGTCTTGTGTGAAGGAAAATCAACAACTGGACTCCCAGAAGCTTGACATGTCGAACATCGTCCTGTCGTTGATTCAGAAACTGCTCAATGAGGGCTCCTTCAGCTGTGATGACCTATGTGATGGTGAGAACAAGCGTTCTGAACCCAGAAGCAAAACGCCTTCCATGTCCAAGAAAGGTGAGAGAGAAGACCCGTGCCAGGACAATCCAGAACTGGACTTTATGTGTGGGATGAAGCAAATGAACCGCCAGTTCATAGATCAACTGGTTGAATCTGTGATGAAGCTGTGCCTGATCATGGCCAAGTATAGCAACAACGGGGCAGCTCTTGCCGAGCTAGAAGAACAAGCGGCATTGGCAAGCAATCCCAACTTTGGCTCCAGATGTGGTTACGAAGCTGCAATGTCACAGACCTGTCAAGATTCTCCTGGGCCTGAAGTCATCGTTAACAACCAATGTTCTACAAGTAACTTGCAGAAGCAGCTCCAGGCTGTCTTGCAGTGGATTGCAGCTTCCCAGTTTAACGTGCCCATGCTTTATTTCATGGGAGACGATGATGGACAACTGGAGAAG CTTCCTGAAGTTTCTGCCAAGGCAGCAGAAAAGGGGTACAGCGTAGGTGATCTTCTTCAGGAGGTCATGAAGTTTGCCAAGGAACGACAACTGGATGAAGCCGTGGGTAACATGGCTAGAAAGCAACTGCTAGACTGGCTTCTCGCTAACCTGTAG